One Sporolituus thermophilus DSM 23256 genomic region harbors:
- a CDS encoding 3-keto-5-aminohexanoate cleavage protein, which translates to MEKVIITVAPTGAWPTKEHNPNIPLTPQEIADDVYECWKAGAAIAHLHMRDDQGKGTMDKEKFKETVRLIRSKCDIVLNLTTSGDLNATDEDRMAHLIELKPEMASYDAGSMNWMHTSVFLNTPQFLEKLGKTMLENGIKPEIEIFDAGMIYNSLYYVKKGVLASPLHYQFVLGAAGGVAATVENLVYLKNLIPRDATWSAFGIGAGHIPILYATIALGGHVRVGMEDNVYYAKNRLATSNSEFVARAVRLIREANKEVASPDEARQILGLKTH; encoded by the coding sequence ATGGAAAAAGTGATTATCACTGTAGCGCCGACTGGAGCATGGCCGACCAAGGAGCACAATCCTAATATTCCGCTTACGCCGCAGGAAATTGCCGATGATGTTTATGAATGCTGGAAAGCCGGAGCAGCGATCGCCCACCTACACATGCGGGATGATCAGGGCAAAGGGACTATGGACAAGGAGAAGTTTAAAGAAACCGTCAGGCTTATAAGGAGTAAGTGTGATATTGTACTTAATCTCACAACATCAGGCGATTTAAACGCTACAGATGAGGACAGGATGGCCCATTTGATTGAACTCAAACCCGAAATGGCTTCATATGACGCGGGCTCAATGAACTGGATGCATACCAGTGTGTTCCTTAACACGCCGCAGTTTTTGGAAAAGCTGGGCAAAACAATGCTTGAAAACGGCATAAAACCAGAGATAGAAATATTTGATGCCGGGATGATTTACAACTCATTATACTATGTTAAAAAAGGCGTGCTTGCTTCACCGCTACACTACCAGTTTGTCCTGGGGGCCGCGGGAGGCGTTGCCGCAACCGTAGAAAACCTTGTGTACCTGAAAAATTTGATACCGCGAGATGCTACCTGGTCAGCATTTGGCATTGGGGCGGGGCACATTCCAATCTTATATGCTACAATCGCGCTCGGAGGCCACGTTAGAGTCGGCATGGAAGATAACGTGTATTATGCCAAAAACCGATTAGCTACTTCTAACTCTGAATTCGTAGCCCGCGCAGTCAGGTTAATCAGGGAAGCGAATAAAGAAGTTGCCAGCCCGGACGAAGCCAGGCAGATATTGGGCCTGAAAACACACTAA
- a CDS encoding 3-hydroxyacyl-CoA dehydrogenase family protein: MITKIGVLGAGTMGHGIAEAFAMYGYDVNLYDIDAARLKNALAEIRDELELLAEENYIPLDSIPKIIDKIKLHTDLQQAVTDRDYVIEAVPEVLELKQRLFQKLDEYCPEHTVLASNTSSLKLSDMMALVSERRKQRMIVNHWYNPAHLMPIVEMSFFGNMPQSIYKEVEKLYASIKKQTVKVLKDVPGLVANRIQQGVAREVFSIIEQGIAAPEDVDKALKFGPAFRYATTGQLEIADFGGLDIWCIVGDNLLKVMDNSQKANRLLREKVKEGKLGIKSGEGFYKYSSEEVPKIRKKFMKKLIHQLKASEYYV, encoded by the coding sequence ATGATCACAAAAATCGGAGTTTTAGGCGCCGGGACAATGGGGCATGGTATCGCTGAAGCATTTGCCATGTATGGTTATGATGTCAATTTATACGACATCGATGCCGCCAGGTTGAAAAATGCGTTGGCAGAAATTAGGGATGAACTGGAACTTTTGGCGGAAGAAAACTATATTCCTTTAGACTCAATCCCTAAAATTATTGACAAAATCAAGTTGCATACCGACCTGCAACAGGCAGTGACTGACCGCGACTATGTTATTGAGGCTGTCCCGGAAGTTCTAGAACTAAAACAAAGACTGTTCCAAAAGCTGGACGAGTATTGTCCTGAACATACAGTTTTGGCCAGCAATACATCTAGCCTGAAACTATCAGATATGATGGCATTGGTCAGTGAGCGCCGAAAACAACGAATGATCGTAAATCACTGGTATAACCCAGCTCATTTGATGCCCATTGTAGAAATGTCTTTTTTTGGGAATATGCCTCAGTCTATCTATAAAGAGGTTGAGAAACTATATGCCTCAATAAAAAAACAGACAGTAAAAGTCTTAAAGGACGTTCCAGGCCTTGTCGCTAACCGGATCCAGCAAGGAGTTGCCCGAGAAGTGTTCTCGATAATCGAACAAGGCATTGCAGCTCCCGAGGATGTAGACAAAGCCTTAAAATTTGGCCCCGCTTTCAGGTATGCAACCACCGGACAGCTAGAAATTGCCGATTTTGGCGGGCTGGATATCTGGTGTATTGTCGGTGATAACCTGTTGAAGGTTATGGACAACTCACAGAAGGCCAACCGTCTTTTAAGGGAAAAAGTAAAGGAGGGGAAATTAGGCATTAAATCAGGAGAGGGTTTTTACAAATATTCTTCTGAAGAAGTACCTAAAATCAGAAAAAAATTCATGAAAAAACTGATTCATCAACTTAAAGCTTCCGAGTACTATGTCTGA
- the thiC gene encoding phosphomethylpyrimidine synthase ThiC: MTYSTQMDAARKGIITEQMKIVAAKEKMDPNRLRELVASGQVVIPANKNHRKLDPEGIGAGLRTKINVNLGVSKDCCNIELELEKARKAIELKAEAIMDLSCYGKTREFRRKLVEMSPAMIGTVPMYDAVGLLEKDLKDITVDEFFKVVETHAEDGVDFMTIHCGINRATAERVKRNKRLTNIVSRGGSLLFAWMELNNQENPFYEYYDRLLDICVKYDITLSLGDACRPGSIHDATDAAQVEELIVLGELTKRAWEKNVQVMIEGPGHMPINEIPGNMMLQKRLCHGAPFYVLGPIVTDIAPGYDHITSAIGGAIAAAHGADFLCYVTPAEHLRLPDLDDMKEGIIAAKIAAHAADIAKGIPGARDWDNAMSEARANVDFPRMIELAIDPEKARRYRESSKPEHEDTCTMCGKMCPMKNMKKILNGEDLCIK; this comes from the coding sequence GTGACTTACAGTACCCAAATGGATGCGGCGCGAAAAGGGATAATAACCGAACAGATGAAAATCGTCGCCGCCAAAGAGAAGATGGATCCAAACCGGCTGCGAGAACTGGTCGCCAGCGGGCAAGTGGTAATTCCCGCGAACAAAAATCACCGCAAGTTAGATCCTGAAGGCATTGGCGCAGGGCTCCGGACCAAAATCAACGTAAATTTGGGCGTTTCCAAAGATTGCTGCAATATTGAACTGGAACTGGAAAAAGCAAGGAAGGCAATCGAGTTAAAGGCTGAAGCCATCATGGACTTAAGTTGCTACGGCAAGACCCGGGAATTTCGGCGGAAGTTGGTTGAGATGTCACCGGCGATGATTGGCACCGTTCCGATGTATGATGCGGTGGGGCTGTTGGAAAAGGACCTCAAGGACATAACGGTGGATGAATTTTTTAAGGTCGTAGAGACCCATGCGGAAGACGGCGTCGATTTTATGACCATCCACTGCGGGATCAACCGGGCCACGGCGGAAAGGGTTAAACGGAATAAACGGCTGACAAATATTGTTTCCCGGGGCGGCTCGCTGCTTTTTGCCTGGATGGAACTGAACAATCAAGAGAATCCTTTCTATGAATATTATGACCGGCTGCTCGATATCTGCGTTAAGTACGATATTACGCTCAGTCTGGGGGATGCGTGCCGCCCCGGGTCGATTCACGACGCTACCGACGCTGCGCAGGTCGAAGAATTAATTGTCCTGGGTGAGTTAACCAAACGAGCCTGGGAGAAAAACGTCCAGGTAATGATCGAAGGACCAGGCCACATGCCCATCAATGAAATACCAGGTAACATGATGCTGCAGAAACGGCTGTGCCACGGCGCCCCGTTTTATGTCCTGGGCCCAATCGTTACCGATATCGCGCCGGGCTATGACCATATTACAAGCGCCATCGGCGGGGCGATTGCCGCGGCTCACGGCGCTGACTTTCTCTGTTATGTAACGCCGGCTGAGCATCTGCGCTTACCTGATCTTGATGACATGAAAGAAGGAATAATCGCGGCGAAGATTGCCGCTCACGCCGCCGATATTGCGAAAGGTATTCCTGGAGCGCGTGATTGGGACAACGCGATGAGTGAAGCCCGGGCGAATGTGGATTTCCCGCGCATGATCGAACTGGCGATTGATCCGGAAAAGGCCCGCCGCTACCGGGAATCATCCAAACCGGAACACGAGGATACTTGTACTATGTGCGGTAAAATGTGTCCGATGAAGAACATGAAAAAAATACTTAATGGCGAGGACTTGTGTATAAAATAA
- a CDS encoding sensor histidine kinase produces the protein MSVTKKITGLVFLLLAVTVGVMIWLTDWQMTTHFRAYVTAVGAAGHGHMMGMYGVHELAYLSSVHRGLAWVGAGMLIVGLAASYVLARGISEPLRRLSLAVAEIKEGKYGQKVEITTGGELASLAEAFNSMSDRLAINEKLRKRLLADIAHELRTPITIIQGNLEGMIDGIIEPNKEQLISLHEEALHLSRLIKDLRDLSLANAGHLPLEKTKVSLLQLAGRSVALLNPIAEEKGILLSCSGSDAIVEADPGRTTQIFQNLLSNALRYARARVTVTVTEEDEWSEVTVADDGPGIPPEHVPHIFDQFYRCDEARDRQSGGSGIGLAIVKSLVEAHGGTVTVHSIPGEGTTFTVRFKTSPGN, from the coding sequence ATGAGTGTTACTAAAAAAATAACCGGCCTTGTGTTTCTCCTCCTGGCCGTAACTGTAGGGGTAATGATATGGCTGACTGACTGGCAGATGACCACGCATTTCCGGGCTTACGTCACGGCCGTGGGCGCCGCCGGCCACGGGCACATGATGGGCATGTACGGCGTACACGAGCTGGCTTATCTGTCGTCGGTCCACCGGGGACTTGCCTGGGTAGGCGCCGGTATGCTCATTGTCGGATTGGCTGCCAGTTACGTTCTCGCCAGGGGAATTTCGGAACCGCTCAGGCGGCTCAGTCTCGCCGTGGCGGAAATCAAAGAGGGAAAATACGGCCAAAAAGTGGAGATCACCACCGGCGGCGAATTGGCAAGTCTGGCCGAGGCTTTCAACAGCATGAGCGACCGGCTGGCCATTAACGAAAAACTGCGCAAACGTCTGCTCGCCGACATCGCCCATGAACTACGAACCCCGATTACCATAATCCAAGGTAACCTGGAGGGAATGATTGACGGCATCATCGAACCGAATAAAGAACAACTTATATCGCTACACGAGGAAGCGCTTCACCTTAGCCGGCTGATTAAGGATCTGCGGGACCTCTCGCTGGCCAATGCCGGACACCTGCCGCTGGAAAAAACCAAAGTATCCCTCCTGCAATTAGCAGGCAGAAGCGTTGCCCTGCTTAACCCTATTGCCGAAGAAAAAGGGATTTTGCTCTCTTGTTCAGGCTCAGACGCCATCGTCGAAGCCGACCCTGGCCGGACGACGCAAATTTTCCAGAACTTATTGTCCAATGCGCTGCGCTACGCACGAGCCCGCGTAACGGTGACCGTAACGGAAGAAGACGAGTGGTCCGAAGTAACGGTAGCCGATGATGGCCCAGGCATACCGCCGGAACATGTTCCGCACATTTTTGATCAATTTTATCGGTGCGATGAAGCGCGTGACCGGCAAAGCGGCGGCTCCGGCATTGGCCTCGCAATCGTAAAAAGCCTGGTGGAAGCGCACGGCGGGACAGTGACCGTCCACAGCATTCCGGGCGAAGGCACTACTTTTACGGTGCGGTTTAAGACCTCCCCTGGCAATTGA
- a CDS encoding sigma-54 interaction domain-containing protein, with protein sequence MVKKQQFCPVAFLKYLIDKLSTDELSINDKLDPVKDVSEGLKKVLEEYKQAKEFDLREVGDYLYDGIYVADGDGKTLYVNKAYVEMTGINPEEVINKYVTDCEKEGLYKNAVTPLVIKYRKQVNSVGESLRNGKKMLITGTPIFDEDGQVKKVVVIDRDITNLLAMKAELEATQEKIKAVEEDKHKKKQEIEHLRKLHLNKNFIGQSPEAQQIIKMVHQVATLDVTVLITGETGTGKEVVTNEIYLNSARKNEPFIKVNCAAIPANLLEAELFGYEKGAFTGAANTGRIGVFELANKGTLLLDEIGEMPLELQPKLLRVLQNKEITRIGGKKPIKLDVRIIAATNRDLKELVRQGRFRGDLYYRLNIFPIHIPPLRVRTTDIELLTQYFLSIYNGRYAKYIEIEQPAIELLKQYPWPGNVRELQNIIERLVIISEPRAVIKADLIGNLLNLDHYHTEFPNKESSLREIVRNAEKNAIKKALAIGGSTRKAAQILKIDQSTIVKKVKKLGITLSDEKCHQT encoded by the coding sequence ATGGTAAAAAAACAACAGTTTTGTCCGGTGGCGTTTTTGAAATACCTTATTGATAAATTAAGTACGGATGAATTATCGATAAATGATAAATTGGATCCCGTTAAGGATGTATCAGAAGGTCTGAAAAAAGTACTGGAAGAATATAAGCAGGCAAAAGAGTTTGACCTCAGGGAAGTTGGAGATTATCTGTATGACGGGATATATGTCGCCGATGGTGATGGGAAAACGCTCTATGTAAATAAAGCTTATGTCGAGATGACAGGCATAAACCCAGAAGAAGTAATAAACAAATATGTTACCGATTGCGAAAAAGAAGGATTATACAAAAATGCAGTAACACCCTTAGTGATCAAATATCGGAAACAGGTTAATTCTGTAGGTGAAAGTTTAAGAAATGGCAAAAAAATGCTGATTACAGGTACTCCAATTTTTGATGAAGACGGCCAAGTAAAAAAAGTAGTTGTCATTGACAGAGATATTACTAATTTATTAGCTATGAAGGCCGAATTAGAAGCAACACAAGAAAAAATCAAGGCAGTAGAGGAAGACAAACATAAAAAGAAACAGGAAATTGAACATCTCCGCAAGTTGCATCTGAATAAAAACTTTATCGGCCAGAGCCCTGAGGCCCAGCAGATAATAAAAATGGTGCATCAGGTCGCCACACTTGACGTTACAGTGTTGATTACAGGAGAGACGGGTACGGGGAAAGAAGTAGTTACCAATGAAATTTACCTTAACAGCGCCAGAAAGAATGAGCCATTTATCAAGGTTAACTGCGCAGCCATTCCCGCTAATCTGCTTGAAGCTGAGCTCTTTGGCTATGAAAAAGGCGCTTTTACGGGAGCAGCAAATACCGGCAGGATCGGCGTATTTGAACTAGCTAACAAAGGAACTTTACTGTTGGACGAGATCGGTGAGATGCCGCTAGAACTTCAACCAAAACTACTCAGAGTCCTCCAAAACAAAGAAATTACCCGCATTGGAGGAAAGAAGCCGATAAAACTTGACGTCCGAATAATTGCAGCAACCAATCGTGATTTAAAAGAATTGGTCAGACAGGGGCGGTTCAGGGGAGACCTGTATTATCGGCTCAACATTTTTCCTATCCATATTCCTCCGTTAAGAGTCAGGACAACGGATATAGAATTGCTAACACAATATTTCCTTAGCATTTACAATGGACGCTATGCAAAATATATTGAAATTGAACAGCCCGCAATAGAATTGTTAAAGCAATATCCCTGGCCGGGAAACGTGAGGGAACTCCAAAATATTATAGAAAGGTTGGTCATAATTTCTGAACCTAGAGCAGTCATCAAGGCTGACCTGATTGGTAACCTGTTGAATCTTGATCATTATCATACAGAATTCCCAAACAAGGAGTCTAGCTTGCGGGAAATTGTCCGCAATGCAGAAAAAAATGCCATAAAAAAAGCCCTGGCTATTGGTGGCAGTACAAGAAAGGCAGCTCAAATTTTAAAGATTGATCAATCGACAATTGTAAAAAAAGTCAAAAAATTGGGGATAACTCTGTCTGATGAAAAATGTCATCAAACTTGA
- a CDS encoding DMT family transporter produces MIQFFNTERGVYILLTLTAILWGGNAVAAKYTVGELSPVTTAFLRFAAVSVILILLAFYIEGRKCLPRREQLPGIIALGITGIALFNFLIYSGVKLSTATNMSLLNAVGPVTTACLAALLLNERLTFRQLAGVAISFFGVIVVVANGSLAVLTGLSFNIGDIMLALAQVSWAVYSVIGRKVMRTMSALAATAWASAVGALILFAIARMEGFNGAIALSFFGWVSMAYMVLGSGCLAFFWWNHGVSVLGPHRAAIFMNIVPVAGTILAVLLVNEAVSWQQIAGAMLIISGVYLTTQNSG; encoded by the coding sequence TTGATACAATTTTTCAATACCGAGCGGGGAGTCTATATTTTATTGACGCTGACGGCCATACTCTGGGGAGGTAACGCAGTAGCAGCCAAATATACGGTTGGCGAGTTGTCACCGGTTACGACCGCATTTTTACGCTTCGCCGCGGTCAGCGTCATCTTGATTCTTCTGGCGTTTTATATTGAAGGCAGAAAATGCCTCCCCCGGCGGGAACAGCTGCCTGGCATCATTGCCCTGGGGATAACCGGGATAGCCCTGTTTAATTTTTTAATTTATAGCGGCGTCAAACTATCGACGGCTACCAACATGAGCCTGCTAAATGCGGTAGGCCCGGTGACTACGGCCTGTCTGGCGGCGCTCCTGCTAAACGAACGCTTAACCTTCCGCCAGTTGGCAGGGGTAGCCATATCTTTTTTCGGGGTTATTGTCGTAGTCGCCAACGGCAGCCTGGCCGTGTTGACCGGGCTAAGCTTTAACATTGGCGATATTATGCTGGCGCTGGCGCAGGTAAGCTGGGCCGTTTACTCCGTCATCGGCCGCAAGGTAATGCGCACCATGTCGGCGCTGGCGGCAACCGCCTGGGCAAGCGCAGTTGGCGCGCTCATCCTATTTGCAATTGCGCGCATGGAAGGCTTTAACGGCGCTATTGCCCTGAGTTTCTTCGGCTGGGTCAGTATGGCATATATGGTGCTGGGGAGCGGCTGTTTAGCCTTCTTTTGGTGGAATCACGGGGTATCGGTTCTCGGTCCCCATCGGGCAGCGATATTTATGAATATCGTGCCGGTAGCGGGGACGATCTTGGCCGTCCTGTTGGTAAATGAAGCGGTTTCCTGGCAGCAAATTGCCGGCGCTATGTTAATTATCAGCGGGGTTTATCTCACGACCCAAAACTCCGGTTAA
- a CDS encoding short-chain fatty acid transporter, with amino-acid sequence MINRILMFFVNLMQKYLPDPFTIAWLITLVVVVMAISITNTPIMKIINDWGEGFFGILAFAMQMALVIVSGYALAAAPVVRKFLQFIASIPHTPRQTILFIGFVSMALYYLNWGLGLIAGGLLAREAAKLHRDVDFRLLVTAAFSGIIITHGGLSASVPLLINTKGHFLEKEMGIIPLSQTIFHPQAIFITVGLAVIIPLVLLLMIPKKEDTVLADPALFEEEQSAATPVAMKKQLADHLDTSLILNYSLGFMGVAYIGYFFIKNGFNLNLNLLIFIFIILGILAHGSLINYTKAISKGANAAAGIILQYPFYSGIMGIMKGSGLVFVISDWLLKMSTYETFELACYFSSLIISIFIPSAGGHWVVQAPFMLPAAAKLGVEPWKVAMGVAWGESIWNVVCPFWALPLLAIANINIRDLIGFTVLLFIIGNIIAIMGIMLIPH; translated from the coding sequence ATGATTAATCGCATATTGATGTTCTTTGTCAACCTCATGCAAAAGTATCTGCCTGACCCTTTTACAATTGCCTGGCTCATAACGTTAGTTGTAGTAGTCATGGCGATAAGTATTACCAATACACCTATTATGAAAATTATCAACGACTGGGGAGAAGGGTTCTTTGGCATCTTGGCTTTTGCCATGCAAATGGCTCTCGTAATAGTATCCGGTTATGCATTGGCTGCAGCCCCAGTCGTGCGCAAATTTCTTCAATTTATTGCCAGTATACCGCACACCCCTAGGCAAACAATATTATTTATTGGTTTTGTGTCTATGGCCCTGTATTATTTAAACTGGGGATTGGGGTTGATCGCCGGTGGTTTGCTTGCCCGAGAAGCTGCCAAATTGCATCGTGATGTCGATTTTCGCCTGTTGGTTACAGCTGCTTTTTCTGGGATTATTATAACGCATGGAGGACTTTCGGCTTCAGTTCCATTATTGATTAACACCAAAGGGCACTTTTTGGAAAAAGAAATGGGCATTATTCCACTCTCACAGACAATCTTTCATCCGCAAGCAATCTTTATTACCGTCGGCCTTGCTGTCATAATTCCGTTGGTTTTGTTGCTAATGATCCCTAAAAAAGAGGATACAGTTCTAGCTGACCCGGCACTATTTGAGGAAGAGCAAAGTGCGGCAACTCCTGTGGCAATGAAAAAGCAGTTGGCGGACCATTTGGATACGAGTTTAATTTTGAATTACTCCTTAGGGTTTATGGGCGTTGCCTACATTGGCTATTTCTTTATTAAAAATGGTTTTAACCTCAATTTGAATTTACTAATCTTCATTTTCATAATCTTAGGCATATTAGCCCATGGTAGCCTGATTAATTATACTAAGGCTATAAGTAAAGGAGCCAATGCGGCTGCGGGAATCATTCTCCAATACCCGTTTTACTCAGGCATCATGGGAATAATGAAAGGCAGCGGCTTAGTATTTGTCATTTCCGACTGGTTATTAAAAATGTCGACATATGAGACTTTCGAGCTGGCTTGCTACTTTTCCTCACTGATTATAAGCATTTTTATTCCCTCGGCTGGTGGGCATTGGGTCGTACAAGCCCCGTTTATGTTGCCAGCAGCTGCCAAGTTGGGAGTAGAACCATGGAAAGTAGCCATGGGGGTGGCTTGGGGCGAAAGTATCTGGAACGTGGTATGTCCGTTCTGGGCCTTGCCTTTGCTGGCAATTGCTAATATTAACATTCGGGACTTAATAGGCTTTACTGTTCTCCTGTTTATTATCGGGAATATTATTGCGATAATGGGCATAATGTTAATACCCCATTGA
- a CDS encoding OsmC family protein: MATVQTKYLGGLRTESVHLQSGSKLITDAPTDNHGKGEAFSPTDLLATAYGACVLTIIGIAAQTHGFNIDGAEVHTTKVMGTDPRRIVELITEIILPHNNYSAKERKIIELAAKECPVYNSLHPDMKKTVTFKYLG, translated from the coding sequence ATGGCTACCGTACAAACGAAATATCTGGGCGGGCTACGCACCGAGTCGGTGCATCTCCAGTCCGGGAGCAAACTAATTACCGACGCCCCCACCGATAATCATGGCAAGGGAGAAGCATTTTCGCCTACTGACCTTCTGGCTACGGCTTATGGGGCCTGCGTGTTAACCATCATTGGCATTGCCGCGCAAACTCACGGCTTTAACATCGATGGCGCGGAGGTGCATACAACGAAAGTAATGGGAACCGATCCCCGCCGGATAGTCGAATTGATTACCGAAATTATTCTGCCCCATAATAATTACAGTGCCAAAGAACGAAAGATCATCGAGCTTGCGGCTAAGGAATGCCCGGTATACAACAGCCTCCACCCTGACATGAAGAAAACGGTGACATTCAAGTACCTTGGCTAA
- a CDS encoding response regulator transcription factor, with protein MAKRIAIVDDDKKIVALLKTYFEKEGFIVYEAYDGTEGLRLIQDKTPDIAVLDVMLPQLDGFEICRRLRREGNIPIIMLTARDEETDKLIGLELGADDYVVKPFSPREVVARVKAILRRSGKGTEESSGVIIAGRLAIDRDRHVAKIDDVPLELTPTEFKLLALLAGNPKRVFSRLQIIEHIQGYSFEGYERTVDAHVKNLRRKLGNAQYIQTVYGIGYKFLPAEAEK; from the coding sequence ATGGCTAAACGAATAGCAATTGTCGACGACGACAAGAAAATCGTCGCCCTTCTAAAAACCTATTTTGAAAAGGAAGGTTTTATCGTCTACGAAGCGTACGATGGAACCGAAGGCCTGCGGCTCATCCAAGATAAAACACCGGATATCGCGGTACTGGATGTAATGCTGCCACAGTTGGACGGGTTTGAAATATGCCGGCGACTGCGAAGAGAAGGCAATATACCGATAATCATGCTTACGGCCAGAGATGAGGAAACCGATAAGCTGATTGGCCTTGAACTGGGCGCCGACGATTATGTGGTAAAACCGTTCAGCCCCAGAGAGGTGGTAGCAAGAGTAAAAGCCATTCTGCGACGGTCCGGCAAAGGAACAGAAGAAAGCAGCGGCGTCATAATTGCCGGCCGGCTCGCGATCGATCGAGACAGACATGTGGCAAAAATCGACGATGTTCCGTTAGAGTTAACGCCAACAGAGTTCAAGCTCCTTGCCCTGCTCGCCGGCAATCCGAAAAGGGTTTTTTCCCGCCTTCAGATTATTGAGCATATACAAGGCTACTCGTTTGAAGGGTACGAAAGAACGGTCGATGCGCACGTGAAAAATTTGCGGCGAAAACTCGGCAATGCCCAGTATATCCAAACAGTCTACGGGATTGGCTATAAGTTCCTGCCGGCGGAGGCAGAAAAATGA
- a CDS encoding YgaP family membrane protein, with the protein MGLDFQKNLGDTDRAVRMVVGGFLLGLAASQTIAGPWAVVAAVFGASQIIEGYYGY; encoded by the coding sequence ATGGGGCTCGATTTTCAAAAGAACCTGGGAGATACTGACCGGGCCGTCCGAATGGTTGTCGGGGGATTTTTGCTTGGGCTGGCTGCCAGCCAGACAATTGCCGGGCCTTGGGCAGTGGTTGCTGCCGTTTTCGGCGCGTCCCAGATCATCGAAGGCTATTATGGGTATTGA